Within Leguminivora glycinivorella isolate SPB_JAAS2020 chromosome 26, LegGlyc_1.1, whole genome shotgun sequence, the genomic segment TACTGTCCTGAGATATCTAAAAGTAAATATTACAAGAATCTTCACTTGGCGACTGTTCACGGCGAAGAGAAATGTCGCAGCGAATGCCCTCACTGCCAAAAGTTGTTTCCGCAGAAAGGGATAATGCTGGCTCATGTCCGTAGAGTACATTACAAGGAGAGGAACGTAGAATGCGAAGTCTGTAGGTACAAGTTCTTCAACAAGGCGCACTTGGACGCGCATATGGTGAAACACACGGGCGGTCAGATGTACACGTGTGATGTCTGTGGCAAGGCTTATTTGAGGAAGAGTACCCTGAAAGCTCATTTGAAGAGGCACGTTGGGGGACGCATAAAAGTTTAATTGTTTTTACAGTTCGAAAATTATGAAAATCATTCCTTTAGGTCGGAAATTATGTACAGTGGCTTACTAAAATATTAATGTTTCTAAACGCACTTACTATACGTAAGTAGTAATGTAACAAGTCAATTCACGAAATTAAAACTAGCCTTAATATTTACATAGACAATCTGTATCTATCTTTTTCGACTTTCAGTCGGTCGGCACTATTAATCAGTATTTTCATCTTTGAGTGTTAAGTCTTAGggacttttttattatttaatgaagCGAAATATATTTCGATTTTACGAGAAAAGTTTCTCCTGTTAGTATGCATTTTTAATTGAGTTAAAACAAGTCAATAAATTTCGCTTTAGGGCGGTTTTCTATAGATAATGAGTTGACTATAGAGTAtcgtttaaaattttaaatcattTTGCATATTACGTGATTGTAGCTTTTAATAATCCACCTACTTTAAGAATTttgttgccaaataaatataaaaataataaaaatgtttttttattctttagcaCATAAACTGTTTACAGTAGCAGGGTAGATGTCTCTTTTTAAGTATCTGAAGATACTTGTGATAAGAGAAATATATTCATatcatttacttttttcactACTTCATCCCCGCTATGCGCAGCCAAACCTACTACAGTAAGCATacacgattttttttaaaagacaaaacaaatgacgaGCGAAGGGCAGTGGGACAAAATGATGAAACGCTAAATACGACCCGTTTCTTTGCAGGTGCAAAAATCAGTTCAGTGGAGGATAAACATAAGAAAATGGAAATCAAACGTAAACAGTTGATCAAACGGCGGAACGTAGAGTACGTCCTCCAGTACGGGAACGTGACGCCCTTCTTATGGTATAAGGGCAAGTACCGATGCTTTTACTGCACCGAGCCTATGAAAAACCCGGAAATATTGCGAGAACACACCGCTAAAGTTCACCAGTTCGCCAACTTAGAACTCGCCGTGTTCGATCGGACAAAAGACAATCGAAACAAAGACGCGGCCATCAAGATAGATGTCACCGGTATCTCGTGCAAGCTCTGCCCCCAGCCGGTACCCAACCTCGAGCAACTCATCTCCCATCTCATCATCGGCCACGACGCAGAGTATGACGTCAGCGTCCCCAACTGCCTCCTGCCCTTCCAACTCGACAAGGACAACCCCTCCTGTCCCACATGCAACATGAAGTTCGTCTTCTTCGAGTACTTACTCCGACACGCTAACAAATACCACTTGTCACATGAGTACATCTGTGACGTATGCGGCACAAGCTTCCAAGGAGAAAACCATCTAAAAATGCACCACAGATACTACCATAGGGAAGGCGGATACACATGCGACTATTGCGACGTCAGCTTAACAACTCTCTCCAAAAAGATTATCCATGAAAAAAATGTCCATATGGTCAATCTACTCAAATGCCCCCACTGCCCTGAAACTTTCAAAAGTCCTTATTTCAAAAAGCTGCATTTAGCCAACGTTCACGGAGTCGAAGAGTTAAAGATTAAATGTCAGTACTGTCCTAAAGTATTCCCACAGGAAAGCATCATGTCTCGACATATGAGGCGAGTTCATTTAAGAGAACGAAATGTGGAATGTGAGGTGTGCGGTGAAAAGTTCTTCGGTCCTTACGACGTGAAGCTTCATATGCTGAAACACAGCGGGGAGAAAGCGTTCATCTGCTCCGTTTGCGGAAAGAAGTTCTCTAAAAAGAGCAATTTAAATTCCCACTCCGCTATGCATACTGGCAAGAAAGCATATACCTGCAATATATGTAATAAAGCTTTCGCGTATCATACTAACCTTTCCATGCATATGAAGAGCATGCATCAGAGCACAGAGTCGAACGAACACATGAAAGAAGAGATGGTGACAGAAGTTCCGGTATCTGAGGTCGT encodes:
- the LOC125239775 gene encoding zinc finger protein 160-like isoform X3, with protein sequence MDFDEIVVKESPGLCRCCLSEGCYKDLGSEYSWMSETEIYADMLLECFDISISQHPTGPNGSNRLICEVCITRLRDACNFKKQVLESEKKFVDMVGRGEFRPKVLLYQTQMKTEHVMDLEEETGGDDGGEVEYLEEDADFVEEELLKNEDYAEASVSEDITVSTLAVKGKRGRPKKSAAKPEKKAKVAKTEEKPKKAVAKGAKISSVEDKHKKMEIKRKQLIKRRNVEYVLQYGNVTPFLWYKGKYRCFYCTEPMKNPEILREHTAKVHQFANLELAVFDRTKDNRNKDAAIKIDVTGISCKLCPQPVPNLEQLISHLIIGHDAEYDVSVPNCLLPFQLDKDNPSCPTCNMKFVFFEYLLRHANKYHLSHEYICDVCGTSFQGENHLKMHHRYYHREGGYTCDYCDVSLTTLSKKIIHEKNVHMVNLLKCPHCPETFKSPYFKKLHLANVHGVEELKIKCQYCPKVFPQESIMSRHMRRVHLRERNVECEVCGEKFFGPYDVKLHMLKHSGEKAFICSVCGKKFSKKSNLNSHSAMHTGKKAYTCNICNKAFAYHTNLSMHMKSMHQSTESNEHMKEEMVTEVPVSEVVEVVYAQHEFIPEGLEGAEVVGTYVVQ